A genomic segment from Amphiprion ocellaris isolate individual 3 ecotype Okinawa unplaced genomic scaffold, ASM2253959v1 Aocel_unscaffolded147, whole genome shotgun sequence encodes:
- the LOC129348402 gene encoding uncharacterized protein DDB_G0271670-like — protein sequence MKRTSAYSRYRTSTRPTSLTSSPPPSKLPRCASPLSPLSSTSPSRSPSMLSPLAAPFFPSRDSLSFSSSSSSPSMLSPLAASFFPSRDSLSSSSSSSSSSSPSSSSSSSSSSSSSSSSSSSSSSSSSSSPSSSSSSSSSSSSSSSSSSSSSSSSSSSSSSSPSSSSSSSSSSSSSSSSSSSSSSSSSPSSSSSSSSSSSSSSSSSSSSSSSSSSSSSSSSSSSSSSSSSSSPSSSSSSSSSSSSSSSSSSSSSSSSSSSSSSSSSSSSSPLASPFSPHSSSSSSHSSFIPVPLPLSPSLPRPLSLLLPFSPVSFCSSPPSHSSFSPHPPIVSPPPPPRAPAAREAHFGFSGHYQASCEGSGSGSKVGARFGSAARCQAWCKGSGSGSKVGKEHTGHPQGEAEATWLPE from the exons ATGAAG aGGACCTCGGCCTACTCCAGGTACCGCACATCCACACGTCCAACCTCTCTCAcctcctctccccctccctccaaGCTTCCTCGCTGTGCttcccccctctctcctctctcctctacCTCCCCCTCTCGCTCTCCCTCCATGCTTTCCCCTCTCGCTGCCCCCTTCTTTCCCTCTCGCGattccctctccttctcctcctcttcctcctctccctccatgCTTTCCCCTCTCGCTGCCTCCTTCTTCCCCTCTCGCGattccctctcttcctcctcctcttcctcctcctcttcctccccctcctcctcttcctcctcctcctcctcttcctcctcctcttcctcctcctcctcctcctcttcctcctcctcctcttcctccccctcctcctcttcctcctcctcctcctcttcctcctcctcttcctcctcctcctcttcctcctcctcctcttcttcctcctcctcttcttcctccccctcctcctcttcctcctcctcctcctcttcctcctcctcttcctcctcctcctcttcctcctcctcctcttcctccccctcctcctcttcctcctcctcctcttcttcctcctcctcttcttcctcctcctcctcctcttcctcctcctcctcttcctcctcctcttcctcctcctcctcctcctcttcctcctcctcctcttcctccccctcctcctcttcctcctcctcctcttcttcctcctcctcttcttcctcctcctcctcctcttcctcctcctcctcttcctcctcctcttcctcctcctcctcctcctcttcccccctCGCCTCCCCGTTCTCTCCTcactcctcatcctcatcctctcaCTCTTCTTTTATTCccgtccctctccctctctctccttcccttccccgtcctctttctcttcttctcccaTTCTCTCCTGTCTCCTTCTGCTCCTCACCCCCCTCtcactcttctttttctccccaTCCTCCCatcgtctctcctcctcctccccccc GAGCCCCAGCAGCAAGGGAGGCCCACTTTGGCTTCTCGGGCCACTACCAAGCCTCGTGCGAAGGTAGTGGCTCCGGTTCCAAAGTGGGGGCCCGCTTTGGCTCCGCGGCCCGCTGCCAAGCCTGGTGCAAAGGCAGTGGGTCCGGTTCCAAAGTGGGTAAGGAACATACGGGCCATCCTCAAGGAGAGGCAGAGGCAACGTGGCTGCCCGAAAG